The following proteins are co-located in the Colletotrichum lupini chromosome 4, complete sequence genome:
- a CDS encoding calcineurin-like phosphoesterase, translating into MAKHRSSPPSVLTAAAAAAALYLPLASAAQPGAASPVPAPMRDLTWGQINFLHTTDIHGWLGGHLLEPQYSADWGDYVSFAEHMRRKADEQGVDLLVIDTGDRVEGNGLYDASSPKGLFTYDIFKEQTVDVICTGNHELYQADAAQREHDITVPNYRENYIASNLDYIDPKTGDRVPQAKRYRKFKTKNQGLNVVALGFLFDFTGNANNTVVQPVEDTVKEEWFKTMLREEKPDLFVVIGHVGLRMPEFKAIFTALRKEAWFAPIAFFGGHAHVRDALSFDREAYAIASGRYGETIGWMSVNNVKKKSKSADEVSDEAAASVSFTRKYIDNNLLGLYHHTGLNETTFPTEHGKNVSKLITKARKALDLDYKYGCAPQDLWVNRAAYPGDDSIFTWLETQVLPDVIHKDDRKDVPRLAIVNTGGLRFDIFKGAFTKDSTYIVSPFTSTFKYIPDVPYPVAKRVIDLLNKAGKIFQETAGTSDVRFMNIPEMMYPKNDMVMLKTEKSAQTDGEPRRLELRHTPADNQQPLSNIDDDDKSKKPDLIGGYTTKDDIGTDGDDTEHSPITFYEVPNCIQTEIGFPKEGEPDKVDLVFIDFILQWIIVALKFSGGEYSENDVLSWSDETLTYKMGEWIKENWKGDC; encoded by the coding sequence ATGGCGAAACACCGGTCATCACCACCCTCAGTCCTCACGGCCGCggccgcagcagcagctcTCTACCTCCCCCTCGCCTCAGCCGCCCAACCTGGCGCCGCCTCCCCTGTCCCCGCCCCGATGCGCGACCTAACCTGGGGTCAAATCAACTTCCTCCACACCACCGACATCCACGGCTGGCTCGGCGGCCACCTCCTCGAGCCACAATACTCGGCCGACTGGGGCGACTACGTCTCCTTTGCCGAGCACATGCGCCGCAAGGCCGACGAGCAAGGCGTCGATCTCCTCGTCATCGACACGGGCGACCGCGTAGAAGGCAACGGCCTCTACGACGCCTCCTCCCCGAAAGGCCTCTTCACCTACGACATCTTCAAAGAGCAGACCGTCGACGTCATCTGCACAGGCAACCACGAGCTCTACCAAGCCGACGCCGCTCAGCGCGAGCACGACATCACGGTGCCGAATTACAGAGAAAACTACATTGCGAGTAACCTCGACTACATCGACCCAAAAACGGGTGACCGAGTCCCGCAGGCCAAGCGCTACCGCAAGTTCAAGACGAAGAACCAGGGGCTCAACGTTGTCGCTCTCGGCTTCCTCTTCGACTTCACGGGTAACGCAAACAACACGGTCGTCCAGCCGGTCGAGGACACGGTCAAGGAGGAATGGTTCAAGACGATGCTGCGCGAGGAGAAGCCCGACCTCTTTGTCGTCATCGGCCACGTTGGCCTGCGCATGCCCGAGTTCAAGGCCATCTTCACCGCCCTGCGTAAGGAAGCCTGGTTCGCGCCCATTGCCTTCTTCGGCGGCCACGCCCACGTCCGCGACGCGCTCTCTTTTGACAGGGAGGCGTACGCCATCGCCAGCGGTCGGTACGGCGAGACCATCGGGTGGATGTCCGTCAACAACGTCAAGAAGAAGTCAAAGTCGGCAGATGAGGTCTCGGATGAGGCCGCGGCATCAGTCTCCTTTACGAGAAAGTACATCGACAACAATCTGCTGGGCCTCTACCACCACACCGGCCTCAACGAGACGACCTTCCCGACAGAGCACGGCAAGAACGTCAGCAAGCTCATCACCAAAGCTCGCAAGGCCCTCGACCTGGATTACAAGTACGGCTGCGCGCCTCAGGACCTGTGGGTCAACCGCGCCGCCTACCCCGGCGACGACAGTATCTTCACCTGGCTCGAGACGCAGGTCCTCCCGGACGTGATCCACAAGGACGACAGGAAAGACGTGCCGCGCCTGGCCATCGTCAACACGGGCGGCCTCCGCTTCGACATCTTCAAGGGCGCCTTCACAAAGGACAGCACCTACATCGTCTCCCCCTTTACGAGCACCTTCAAGTACATCCCCGACGTGCCCTACCCCGTCGCCAAGCGCGTCATCGACCTCCTCAACAAGGCTGGCAAGATTTTCCAGGAGACGGCGGGCACGAGCGACGTCCGATTCATGAACATACCCGAGATGATGTACCCCAAGAACGACATGGTCATGCTTAAAACGGAGAAGAGCGCACAAACGGACGGCGAACCCCGCCGCCTGGAACTCCGCCACACGCCCGCCGACAACCAACAACCTCTTTCCAACATTGACGATGACGACAAGTCCAAGAAGCCGGACCTCATTGGCGGCTACACCACAAAGGACGACATCGGCACCGACGGCGACGACACGGAACACTCCCCCATCACCTTTTACGAGGTCCCCAACTGTATCCAGACGGAGATCGGCTTCCCCAAAGAGGGCGAGCCGGATAAGGTGGACCTCGTCTTCATCGACTTCATCCTGCAGTGGATCATTGTCGCGCTCAAGTTCAGCGGGGGCGAGTATAGCGAGAATGACGTGCTGAGCTGGTCCGACGAGACCCTGACGTACAAGATGGGCGAGTGGATCAAGGAGAACTGGAAGGGAGACTGCTGA